Genomic window (Arachis hypogaea cultivar Tifrunner chromosome 13, arahy.Tifrunner.gnm2.J5K5, whole genome shotgun sequence):
CCCTTCTCTTCTCTTAAGTAATATCTCTATTTTCTCTGTAAATTTCATTGAAACTTCCTACCtatgcaattttacatttgagACTTCCACTTTCTTGGAAATTTTGAGTGAGAGATGCTGATGAATTCTGATGCCTGTCACACTGGTTCCTTATTTATTCCCTTTGTTCCTATGCTACAGGTGCGCAAGTTCAGTAAACATTGTAGAAGTTGTGATAAGTGTGTTGATGGCTTTGATCACCATTGTCGGGTATGCTTGGAGTACTTTGTAACATCTTGGAATAATCTAAAATTTTAGTATCATTTTCATCATTTACTTTTCAACATCGAGCTTCACTTGATACATCACATTACTGCAGTGGCTTAACAACTGTGTGGGtcaaaaaaattacatttcttttattgctctCATGGCCTTCAGTCTTATGTGGGTATGTATAGTGATCcaataaaattttaatctttgAAAACCAACCATTTTCTTTTGGTTGTTAATAATTCCTTTTGTACATTATTCCGCTGCGTTTCAGCTTGTTCTTGAAGCTGGAGTGGGTATTGCCGTTCTTGTGCGTTTCTTTGTTAACAAAAGAGGAATGGAATCTGAAATTGTTGATAGACTTGGAAATGGGTTCTCTCGTCCACCATTTGCAACAGTTGTGGTATGTATTTATTCATGTTTTATATTGGATGTAACATACAGAAAATGGTTATTATCAACTATATATAAAAATCTCTCATGATTTTTTGTTCAATTTGTATAGGTTGTATGTACTGCAGTTTCTATCTTggctcttgtgcctttgagtgaacTTTTCTTTTTCCACATGATACTAATCAGGAAGGTCAGTGATTCAGTTGCTGAGAATCTGAGGTTGTTTTCCTGTTCTTTGTCTTCTGAACCCCATTCTTTCATACATGGTTCTATACTGCTCAACTAATCCAATTTGGTTGAAGGAACTCTAAGCAGTGGACCTTACGGAACATTTTTGGTGTTTTAGCAAACTTATGTATAACTAGAGGGCCATTTTTCAAGTAGCTAGCACTCTCATGTGACTTTGTTTTCCCAATTGGACAGGGTATCACAACCTACGAGTATGTTGTGGCAATGAGAGCTATGAGTGAAGGACCTGCAGCGGCATCTTATGATGGGGATTTGCCTAATGTACTTTACTCTCCAACAGGCTCAGCCACAACTGGAGTAAGTGGAGGAAGTTCTTTAGGTTTGCAGTACAAAGGGGCTTGGTGTACCCCTCCTAGAGTATTTGTGGATTATCAGGTACTTGGATTGAAACTTATTCTCATCTCTATATTTACTGATGTATTTAAAGAAAACCACCTGAAGGGCTTGTTGGCTTTATAAATCTTTAATGTGAAACTTTATTAAGGACTATGTGCAATAAGCAAAGCATCAAGAATATTTCTCAGTTTGGGCTATGCTTGGTATTGCCATAAAACTTAAGGGTTAATTTTATGCCCGTGTTAATTTTAaggataatatatatattaacatcAACCTTAATAGTGTAGATTTCAGCATGAGAattattagttgtttcttgttatgCCATGATTTATGGACTTGCCTTAATCATGGGTTTTTTAGGATGAAGTTGTTCCTCACTTGGATCCTGGAATGCTACCATCAACTGTTGATCCAGATGCAGCTGGTAATGCAGAGACAGGGCCAAAAATGCCAAAAAGGGCTGTTCGTATTAGTGCTTGGAAGCTTGCTAAGTTGGATTCACAAGAAGCAATGAAAGCAGCAGCAAAAGCCAGGGCATCTTCTTCAGTTTTGCGACCTGTAGATAATAACCGTCTAGCAGATCCAGAATTAAGCTCTAGTGGCAACATGAGTGTCAGAAGTAGTTTGAGTGCAGACACAggaactaataaaggaattaaaaaTGAGTTGAGATTGTCTCCGGTGAGAGGTTCTATTGCTCCTAGTCTAGGCAGTCGTGATGAGTATGAAACTGGGACTCAGAGTATGAGTAGCTTTAGCAGTCCAAGCCATGTCCATGAGGCAGTTACACTTAGCCCTCTACCGCAGGGTCATGGCTTAGGTGGCCCTAAGCCAGGTACCTTGATCCCTAGCTTGGTGCCTGAACGTCCTTTAACTTCTAGACCAACTTTGTCCAACTTCAGGAACCCAATATCTAATCCTCCTCTTGGATTTGATGGAAGGATAACACAGAGGGGAGCCAATAATGATCCATTGTTGCTTTCAGCTTCCGGCACTTCCATTCTAAGAGATGTGCGAAGGACTTCTGTCATTTGGGATCAAGAAGCTGGCAGATATGTATCTGTTCCTTTATTGCCCTCAGAACCTCGAAATAGGCCATCTGTGCGTTCAGACTTGGCAACTTTTAATGCTGAGACAAGTAATGCTGCAAGAAAACCAGTGATTCCTGCACAAGAGACATCATCTGCACTCAAGTCTCCGGTGCATCATGCACAGAATCTGACATATACAGGAGATTCTATATTTTTTGGTGGTCCACTTTTGAGTCTCCCTGTTAAGGATGGTTTAAAAAATGAAAGACATTTAGAGAGCCAAGATAGCACAGGAGTAAGCATTCCCCAGGAAACAAGATATAGAAGGGATTCAATTTCAAATCAGCTTCCTGTATTTGTCCCTGGTGGTTTTGAGAGCACACATCAAGCTGGGTCTAGCATAAATTAGCTGAAGATGTTAGACATTCCAATGAGTCCTACAATGTTTTTTTGTGTGAATCAagagaattggggtgaagcttcTGAAATTAAATAGGTTTTGACAAAAGGTACAAATTGAATGGGGTACATCGGACAACATTTGACACCAACCTGAACATCTAAGCGGTTTTGTTTTATTCAGCTTAAGCATGCAGGCTTAACATCTGTCAACCTTAGCAGGTATCATTTCATTGAGCATAAATCTCCAAAGTGAAATTTTAGTTTATTGTTGTAACTTTTGTTCCACTAGACACTTGAATTGTATTTACCTTTCCCCAATAGAAAAAATGTTGGTTTGTATATTGTGGTACATGCTATTTGTATTTGATATCCTTTGATGGTCTCATCGAGCCTAATGAGACCTTTTGTACTTGAATCTAGTGTATCCTTTGACAGTCTCAATGAGATCCAATTTTattaaagagaaagctaagatgaTAATACATTGGATTTCATTGAAGCCCTATTCCTGTCTTACTTTTATTTCATAGTTTCTTTCTATGTTTTTCAGTTCACTCCTTTTGCTATCACATACGAGAAAATTAAAGATGGTTGCATTGATTTAGcacatttcatatattttttatcttctgaAGTTTCTCTTGTATTCCAATACTAGTGTAAACCCGGGCGTAGCCCGGGCCaaatattattctattataaaaatttattgatatttatttaatgataataataattgttacttttaatttaaaaaatttttcatgtatgaaaaattaaaaatttatggtATAATATATAAGATTATTCCATCTTCTGTTTTTAGAAACCAaaataatcttatttttttagTCCATATGAGTGAattctatttaaatataaaagttattatgtttgtatatttaaataaatattattatactctGTTATTgtaatacaattaaaaaaaattaaaattttaataaaaatagtttatattgTAATCATACAATGTACGGATACCAACTAAATGACATTTAGTTATATTATTAGATCCCTAATATATGGTTTGCGTTACACACAAATCTTATActtaatttactttattatatttatgtatagTTTGTATACAAAAAcattaatacatatatttattgaaagaattaatttattagtatacaaaaaaactttttatctcaatcttttttattata
Coding sequences:
- the LOC112737165 gene encoding probable protein S-acyltransferase 19 isoform X3; amino-acid sequence: MSKFDPRVGNRFDSAHGLMKHQASEHDDFVAGEEYSPSSVASKRSVANASKKSSVEDIERADNSRTQHSRNSCDVFGGILCILFTHGDCREQDATADEQGGGDDALFCTLCDAEVRKFSKHCRSCDKCVDGFDHHCRWLNNCVGQKNYISFIALMAFSLMWLVLEAGVGIAVLVRFFVNKRGMESEIVDRLGNGFSRPPFATVVVVCTAVSILALVPLSELFFFHMILIRKGITTYEYVVAMRAMSEGPAAASYDGDLPNVLYSPTGSATTGVSGGSSLGLQYKGAWCTPPRVFVDYQDEVVPHLDPGMLPSTVDPDAAGNAETGPKMPKRAVRISAWKLAKLDSQEAMKAAAKARASSSVLRPVDNNRLADPELSSSGNMSVRSSLSADTGTNKGIKNELRLSPVRGSIAPSLGSRDEYETGTQSMSSFSSPSHVHEAVTLSPLPQGHGLGGPKPGTLIPSLVPERPLTSRPTLSNFRNPISNPPLGFDGRITQRGANNDPLLLSASGTSILRDVRRTSVIWDQEAGRYVSVPLLPSEPRNRPSVRSDLATFNAETSNAARKPVIPAQETSSALKSPVHHAQNLTYTGDSIFFGGPLLSLPVKDGLKNERHLESQDSTGVSIPQETRYRRDSISNQLPVFVPGGFESTHQAGSSIN
- the LOC112737165 gene encoding probable protein S-acyltransferase 19 isoform X2 translates to MVRKHGWQLPAHTFQVVAITVFCLLVIAFYAFLVPFLGGHILEYTFIAVYSPVALVVFILYIRCTAINPADPGIMSKFDPRVGNRFDSAHGLMKHQASEHDDFVAGEEYSPSSVASKRSVANASKKSSVEDIERADNSRTQHSRNSCDVFGGILCILFTHGDCREQDATADEQGGGDDALFCTLCDAEVRKFSKHCRSCDKCVDGFDHHCRLVLEAGVGIAVLVRFFVNKRGMESEIVDRLGNGFSRPPFATVVVVCTAVSILALVPLSELFFFHMILIRKGITTYEYVVAMRAMSEGPAAASYDGDLPNVLYSPTGSATTGVSGGSSLGLQYKGAWCTPPRVFVDYQDEVVPHLDPGMLPSTVDPDAAGNAETGPKMPKRAVRISAWKLAKLDSQEAMKAAAKARASSSVLRPVDNNRLADPELSSSGNMSVRSSLSADTGTNKGIKNELRLSPVRGSIAPSLGSRDEYETGTQSMSSFSSPSHVHEAVTLSPLPQGHGLGGPKPGTLIPSLVPERPLTSRPTLSNFRNPISNPPLGFDGRITQRGANNDPLLLSASGTSILRDVRRTSVIWDQEAGRYVSVPLLPSEPRNRPSVRSDLATFNAETSNAARKPVIPAQETSSALKSPVHHAQNLTYTGDSIFFGGPLLSLPVKDGLKNERHLESQDSTGVSIPQETRYRRDSISNQLPVFVPGGFESTHQAGSSIN
- the LOC112737165 gene encoding probable protein S-acyltransferase 19 isoform X4, whose translation is MSKFDPRVGNRFDSAHGLMKHQASEHDDFVAGEEYSPSSVASKRSVANASKKSSVEDIERADNSRTQHSRNSCDVFGGILCILFTHGDCREQDATADEQGGGDDALFCTLCDAEVRKFSKHCRSCDKCVDGFDHHCRLVLEAGVGIAVLVRFFVNKRGMESEIVDRLGNGFSRPPFATVVVVCTAVSILALVPLSELFFFHMILIRKGITTYEYVVAMRAMSEGPAAASYDGDLPNVLYSPTGSATTGVSGGSSLGLQYKGAWCTPPRVFVDYQDEVVPHLDPGMLPSTVDPDAAGNAETGPKMPKRAVRISAWKLAKLDSQEAMKAAAKARASSSVLRPVDNNRLADPELSSSGNMSVRSSLSADTGTNKGIKNELRLSPVRGSIAPSLGSRDEYETGTQSMSSFSSPSHVHEAVTLSPLPQGHGLGGPKPGTLIPSLVPERPLTSRPTLSNFRNPISNPPLGFDGRITQRGANNDPLLLSASGTSILRDVRRTSVIWDQEAGRYVSVPLLPSEPRNRPSVRSDLATFNAETSNAARKPVIPAQETSSALKSPVHHAQNLTYTGDSIFFGGPLLSLPVKDGLKNERHLESQDSTGVSIPQETRYRRDSISNQLPVFVPGGFESTHQAGSSIN
- the LOC112737165 gene encoding probable protein S-acyltransferase 19 isoform X1; the encoded protein is MVRKHGWQLPAHTFQVVAITVFCLLVIAFYAFLVPFLGGHILEYTFIAVYSPVALVVFILYIRCTAINPADPGIMSKFDPRVGNRFDSAHGLMKHQASEHDDFVAGEEYSPSSVASKRSVANASKKSSVEDIERADNSRTQHSRNSCDVFGGILCILFTHGDCREQDATADEQGGGDDALFCTLCDAEVRKFSKHCRSCDKCVDGFDHHCRWLNNCVGQKNYISFIALMAFSLMWLVLEAGVGIAVLVRFFVNKRGMESEIVDRLGNGFSRPPFATVVVVCTAVSILALVPLSELFFFHMILIRKGITTYEYVVAMRAMSEGPAAASYDGDLPNVLYSPTGSATTGVSGGSSLGLQYKGAWCTPPRVFVDYQDEVVPHLDPGMLPSTVDPDAAGNAETGPKMPKRAVRISAWKLAKLDSQEAMKAAAKARASSSVLRPVDNNRLADPELSSSGNMSVRSSLSADTGTNKGIKNELRLSPVRGSIAPSLGSRDEYETGTQSMSSFSSPSHVHEAVTLSPLPQGHGLGGPKPGTLIPSLVPERPLTSRPTLSNFRNPISNPPLGFDGRITQRGANNDPLLLSASGTSILRDVRRTSVIWDQEAGRYVSVPLLPSEPRNRPSVRSDLATFNAETSNAARKPVIPAQETSSALKSPVHHAQNLTYTGDSIFFGGPLLSLPVKDGLKNERHLESQDSTGVSIPQETRYRRDSISNQLPVFVPGGFESTHQAGSSIN